Proteins from a genomic interval of Caulobacter rhizosphaerae:
- the wecB gene encoding non-hydrolyzing UDP-N-acetylglucosamine 2-epimerase, which produces MTTGAPGRLLTVVGARPQFVKAMPVSRAIARTPGLTEVMVHTGQHHDAALSDSFFRQLDLPEPAENLGIHGGSHGEMTGRMLAALDGVIARHAPDLVIVYGDTNSTLAGALAAAKAGVPVAHVEAGLRVFDRSMPEETNRVVVDHLSRLLFAPTRAAVGHLAREGLVEGVFHVGDVMQDAVLAMAALPDQGNGVLRRLGLASGAYAVATLHRAATTDSAIGLAAAVGYLRQHAGRLPVVLPLHPRTRQAAGHFGVDLAGLTVIEPLGPVDMQRLLAGCALVLTDSGGLQKEAYFHRKPCVTLRDDTEWSETVEAGWNRLWTVDNYRPRREIDDYGAGDAAERIVATIAHFVAEHLDAPSAAAGIRP; this is translated from the coding sequence GTGACGACCGGCGCCCCGGGCCGCCTGCTGACCGTCGTCGGCGCCCGGCCCCAGTTCGTCAAGGCCATGCCGGTCAGCCGCGCCATCGCCCGCACGCCGGGCCTGACCGAAGTGATGGTCCATACCGGCCAGCACCATGACGCGGCCTTGTCGGACAGCTTCTTTCGCCAGCTGGACCTGCCCGAACCGGCCGAGAACCTGGGGATTCACGGCGGCTCGCATGGCGAGATGACCGGACGGATGCTGGCCGCCCTCGACGGGGTGATCGCCCGCCACGCCCCCGACCTGGTGATCGTCTATGGCGACACCAACTCCACCCTGGCCGGGGCCCTGGCGGCGGCCAAGGCCGGCGTGCCGGTGGCCCATGTCGAGGCGGGCCTGCGGGTCTTTGATCGGTCGATGCCGGAAGAGACCAACCGCGTGGTCGTCGACCACCTGAGCCGGCTGCTGTTCGCCCCCACCCGGGCTGCGGTCGGGCATCTGGCGCGCGAGGGGCTGGTCGAGGGCGTTTTCCACGTGGGCGACGTGATGCAGGACGCGGTCCTGGCCATGGCCGCGCTGCCGGACCAAGGCAACGGCGTCCTGCGTCGGCTGGGCCTGGCTTCGGGCGCCTATGCCGTGGCCACCCTGCACCGCGCGGCGACGACGGATAGCGCCATCGGCCTGGCCGCCGCCGTGGGCTATCTGCGCCAACACGCCGGCCGCCTGCCCGTGGTGCTGCCGCTGCATCCGCGCACCCGCCAGGCGGCCGGCCACTTCGGGGTCGACCTGGCCGGCCTGACGGTGATCGAGCCGCTGGGCCCGGTCGACATGCAGCGCCTGCTGGCCGGCTGCGCCCTGGTGCTCACCGATTCCGGCGGCCTGCAGAAGGAGGCCTATTTTCATCGCAAGCCTTGTGTCACGCTGCGCGACGACACCGAATGGAGCGAGACGGTGGAGGCGGGGTGGAACCGGCTGTGGACCGTGGATAACTACCGGCCGCGGCGTGAGATCGACGACTATGGCGCGGGCGACGCCGCCGAGCGGATTGTCGCGACGATCGCCCATTTTGTCGCCGAGCACCTCGACGCGCCGTCCGCGGCGGCTGGAATCCGCCCATGA
- a CDS encoding MFS transporter has protein sequence MGSDAAQTVKGAKGGRAVGRKDALVIGAASVGTVFEWYDFYLYGSLATYITKHFFSGVNETTGYIFALLAFAAGFAVRPFGALVFGRLGDLWGRKNTFLITMLLMGLSTFTVGLLPSYAAIGIAAPIALVIMRLVQGLALGGEYGGAATYVAEHAPPGRRGFYTSFIQVTATFGLFLSLVVILLTRKATGADAFEAFGWRIPFLISVLLLGVSLWIRLQLSESPSFQKMVDEGKGSKKPLADSFANWGNLKIVLLALVGLTAGQAVVWYTGQFYALFFLEKMLKVDGGTTNLLVAVALLIGTPFFVIFGWLSDKIGRKPIIMLGCILAALTYFPLFKTLTTAANPQLAAAVASAPVTVVADPADCSFQFDPVGKTVFNRSCDLAKSYLAKAGVTYSNQAAPAGSVAQVKIGQATIASFPGQTLDKATFKARKTAWEKELGAALKTAGYPAKADDALINKPLVVAVLAILVLYVTMVYGPIAAMLVELFPTNIRYTSMSLPYHIGNGWFGGFLPTTAFAMVAATGNIYYGLWYPIVVAAVTAVVGVLFLKETKDVDIEA, from the coding sequence ATGGGAAGCGACGCCGCGCAAACGGTGAAGGGCGCCAAGGGCGGTCGCGCCGTCGGGCGCAAGGACGCCTTGGTCATCGGGGCCGCCTCGGTCGGCACGGTGTTCGAGTGGTACGACTTCTACCTCTACGGCTCGCTGGCCACCTACATCACCAAGCATTTCTTCTCGGGCGTCAACGAGACCACCGGCTATATCTTCGCCCTGCTGGCCTTCGCGGCGGGCTTCGCGGTCCGACCGTTCGGGGCCCTGGTGTTCGGCCGGTTGGGCGATCTGTGGGGCCGTAAGAACACCTTCCTGATCACCATGCTGCTGATGGGTCTGTCGACCTTCACGGTCGGCCTGCTGCCCAGCTACGCCGCCATCGGGATCGCCGCGCCCATCGCCTTGGTGATCATGCGCCTGGTCCAGGGCCTGGCCCTGGGCGGCGAGTACGGCGGCGCCGCCACCTATGTGGCCGAGCACGCCCCGCCGGGACGGCGCGGCTTCTACACCAGCTTCATCCAGGTGACGGCGACGTTCGGCCTGTTCCTCAGCCTGGTGGTGATCCTGCTGACCCGCAAAGCGACCGGCGCGGACGCCTTCGAGGCCTTCGGCTGGCGCATTCCCTTCCTGATCTCGGTGCTGCTGCTGGGCGTGTCGCTGTGGATCCGCCTGCAACTGTCCGAAAGCCCGTCGTTCCAGAAGATGGTCGACGAGGGCAAGGGCAGCAAGAAGCCCCTGGCCGACTCGTTCGCCAACTGGGGCAATCTGAAGATCGTGCTGCTGGCGCTGGTGGGGCTGACCGCCGGCCAAGCGGTGGTCTGGTACACCGGCCAGTTCTACGCCCTGTTCTTCCTGGAGAAGATGCTCAAGGTCGACGGCGGCACGACCAACCTGCTGGTGGCTGTCGCTCTGCTGATCGGCACGCCGTTCTTCGTGATCTTCGGCTGGCTGTCGGACAAGATCGGCCGCAAGCCGATCATCATGCTGGGCTGCATCCTGGCGGCCCTGACCTATTTCCCGCTGTTCAAGACCCTGACGACGGCCGCCAATCCGCAACTGGCCGCCGCCGTGGCCTCGGCCCCGGTCACCGTCGTGGCCGACCCGGCCGACTGCTCGTTCCAGTTCGACCCGGTGGGCAAGACGGTGTTCAACCGCTCGTGCGACCTGGCCAAGTCGTACCTCGCCAAGGCCGGCGTCACCTACAGCAACCAGGCGGCCCCGGCCGGCTCGGTCGCCCAGGTGAAGATCGGCCAGGCGACCATCGCCTCGTTCCCGGGCCAGACCCTGGACAAGGCGACCTTCAAGGCCCGCAAGACGGCCTGGGAAAAGGAGCTCGGCGCCGCGCTGAAGACCGCCGGCTATCCGGCCAAGGCCGACGACGCCCTGATCAACAAGCCGCTGGTGGTGGCGGTGCTGGCGATCCTGGTGCTGTACGTGACCATGGTCTACGGCCCGATCGCCGCCATGCTGGTCGAGCTGTTCCCCACCAACATCCGCTACACCTCGATGAGCCTGCCCTACCATATCGGCAACGGCTGGTTCGGGGGCTTCCTGCCGACCACGGCCTTCGCCATGGTCGCCGCCACGGGCAACATCTATTACGGCCTGTGGTACCCGATCGTGGTGGCCGCGGTGACCGCGGTGGTGGGCGTCCTGTTCCTGAAGGAAACCAAGGACGTCGACATCGAGGCGTAG
- a CDS encoding acyltransferase codes for MAAPTPADRPPAWVHPSAEVETGAVLGAGTRVWRFSHVAAGARIGEDCVIGQNVAIAPGVVVGDRCKVQNNVSLYAGVVLEDGVFCGPSCVFTNVATPRAEIERKAEFRPTRVGRGATIGANATIVCGHDLGAWCLIAAGAVVTHDVPSLALMAGVPARRIGWVSHAGEVLGADLVCPRTGDRYAERSGALRRVINLSGFGEDPPDTPNEEPAASVG; via the coding sequence ATGGCGGCCCCGACTCCCGCGGACCGCCCGCCCGCCTGGGTCCATCCCTCGGCCGAGGTCGAGACCGGCGCGGTGCTGGGCGCCGGCACGCGGGTCTGGCGGTTCAGCCATGTCGCGGCCGGCGCCCGGATCGGCGAGGATTGCGTGATCGGCCAGAACGTGGCGATCGCTCCCGGCGTGGTGGTGGGCGACCGCTGCAAGGTGCAGAACAATGTCAGCCTCTATGCCGGCGTCGTCCTGGAGGACGGCGTGTTCTGCGGTCCCAGCTGCGTGTTCACCAATGTGGCCACGCCTCGCGCCGAGATCGAGCGCAAGGCCGAGTTCCGCCCCACGAGGGTGGGGCGCGGCGCGACGATCGGGGCCAATGCGACGATCGTCTGCGGCCATGATCTGGGCGCCTGGTGCCTGATCGCCGCCGGCGCGGTCGTGACCCACGACGTCCCGTCCCTGGCGCTGATGGCCGGCGTGCCCGCGCGCCGCATCGGCTGGGTCAGCCATGCCGGCGAGGTGCTGGGCGCGGACCTGGTCTGCCCACGCACCGGCGACCGCTACGCCGAGCGGTCCGGGGCGTTGCGACGGGTGATCAATCTCTCGGGCTTCGGCGAGGACCCGCCCGACACCCCCAATGAAGAACCAGCAGCGAGCGTCGGATGA
- a CDS encoding helix-turn-helix domain-containing protein produces the protein MDNESAKDPHLRSWSSTDWRQNETVTPIDGDPSDDGLVAGTLDERRSFGARSAAVVLGQVVARETQGAHEVWAHAAGRDLAVTQLTPEPCRGHLLRATLGDMGFDAGAFDGDLRVRGIIDQKAFSLVSVMEQEGVLNQWGHLVEEGDIIAIPPGGELDGRFQGHVAYAVVTAPWDLLMQRAEAFEGLAEPGFWTGPAIYSPPPEARAACKRVLQGCSSLLRALGGGVPSSAVAFLRNELLDGVLTAVAKVQVGGGRRQGVLNAARIVRGAEDFVEGGGARQAVQIEDICLALNISRRTLYRAFHDLLGISPKAYLRLKAMSAARARLLDAGDRPTTVTQVALDQGFWELGRFAGAYRAMFGESPSETLRTAQGDSLRR, from the coding sequence ATGGACAACGAAAGCGCGAAAGATCCTCATCTTCGATCTTGGTCGAGCACCGACTGGCGGCAAAACGAGACGGTCACGCCGATCGACGGCGATCCGTCCGACGACGGGCTGGTCGCGGGAACGCTGGACGAGCGGCGGTCGTTCGGGGCGCGGTCGGCGGCGGTCGTCCTGGGTCAGGTCGTGGCCCGCGAGACCCAGGGCGCGCACGAGGTCTGGGCCCACGCCGCCGGGCGCGACCTGGCGGTCACCCAGCTGACGCCGGAACCCTGCCGCGGTCATCTGCTGCGGGCGACCCTGGGAGACATGGGTTTCGACGCCGGGGCGTTCGATGGCGATCTCCGGGTTCGAGGGATTATCGATCAGAAGGCCTTCAGCCTGGTTTCGGTGATGGAGCAGGAGGGCGTGCTCAACCAGTGGGGTCACCTGGTCGAGGAGGGCGACATCATCGCCATCCCGCCGGGCGGCGAACTGGACGGGCGGTTCCAGGGCCATGTCGCCTACGCCGTCGTCACCGCGCCATGGGACTTGCTGATGCAGCGGGCTGAAGCGTTCGAAGGACTGGCCGAGCCGGGCTTCTGGACCGGACCGGCCATCTATTCGCCGCCCCCGGAGGCCCGCGCCGCCTGCAAGCGCGTGCTGCAGGGCTGCTCCAGCCTGCTGAGGGCCTTGGGCGGCGGCGTTCCGAGCAGCGCCGTGGCCTTCCTGCGTAACGAACTGTTGGACGGCGTACTGACGGCCGTTGCCAAGGTCCAAGTCGGGGGCGGCCGTCGGCAGGGCGTGCTGAACGCCGCTCGCATCGTGCGCGGCGCCGAGGACTTCGTGGAAGGCGGCGGCGCCCGCCAGGCCGTGCAGATCGAAGACATCTGCCTGGCCCTGAACATCTCTCGTCGGACGCTGTACCGCGCCTTTCACGACCTGCTCGGCATCAGTCCCAAGGCCTATCTGCGGCTGAAGGCCATGTCGGCGGCCCGGGCCCGATTGCTGGACGCGGGCGATCGGCCAACGACGGTCACCCAGGTGGCGCTGGACCAGGGTTTCTGGGAGCTGGGCCGGTTTGCCGGCGCCTATCGGGCGATGTTTGGCGAATCGCCCTCCGAGACCCTGCGCACGGCCCAGGGCGACAGCCTTAGGCGTTGA
- a CDS encoding NAD-dependent epimerase/dehydratase family protein: MKRALVIGSEGNIGKPLAAHLRAEGWEVLCADIKPGWRKDYLQVDINQPADLMPTLRWKPDVIFALAAVVSRVTCEQASSLAVSTNLGGLNNVILLAQAADAKLVYFSTSEVYGPTDGPMDEIATVPRPNNRYGLTKLLGEQLVDYEVAQHGLRAVTLRPFMIYDENEDFGDHRSAMIRFAHDLARGLPIEVHRGGARGWLHISDAVLAIEAAAGVDEHAVINIGHPDITPIEALAEGLRTRLDAAPSLITLRDLPARMTAAKQPALDRMRDLLGVSPKVSLDEGLDRVVARVRARLAQGRLEQPA, encoded by the coding sequence ATGAAACGGGCCCTGGTCATCGGATCGGAAGGCAATATCGGCAAGCCGCTGGCGGCCCATCTGCGCGCCGAGGGCTGGGAGGTGCTGTGCGCCGACATCAAGCCCGGCTGGCGCAAGGACTACCTGCAGGTCGACATCAACCAGCCGGCCGACCTGATGCCGACCCTGCGCTGGAAGCCGGACGTGATCTTCGCCCTGGCCGCCGTGGTCAGCCGGGTGACCTGCGAGCAGGCCTCCAGCCTGGCCGTCAGCACCAACCTGGGCGGGCTGAACAACGTGATCCTGCTGGCCCAGGCCGCCGACGCCAAGCTGGTCTATTTCTCGACGTCCGAGGTCTATGGCCCCACCGACGGGCCGATGGACGAAATAGCCACGGTTCCGCGGCCCAACAACCGCTACGGCCTGACCAAGCTGCTGGGCGAACAGCTTGTCGACTACGAGGTCGCCCAGCACGGCCTCCGCGCCGTCACCTTGCGGCCGTTCATGATCTATGACGAGAACGAGGACTTCGGCGACCACCGCTCGGCGATGATCCGCTTCGCCCACGACCTGGCGCGCGGACTTCCGATAGAGGTGCATCGCGGCGGCGCCAGGGGCTGGCTGCACATCTCCGACGCCGTGCTGGCCATCGAGGCCGCCGCCGGCGTCGACGAGCACGCGGTGATCAATATCGGCCACCCCGACATCACGCCGATCGAGGCCCTGGCCGAGGGTCTCCGAACACGCCTGGACGCCGCCCCTTCGCTGATCACCCTGCGCGACCTGCCCGCCCGGATGACGGCCGCCAAGCAGCCCGCCCTGGACCGCATGCGCGACCTGCTGGGCGTGAGCCCGAAGGTCTCGCTGGACGAGGGCCTGGACCGGGTGGTGGCGCGGGTGCGGGCCCGCCTGGCCCAGGGGCGGCTGGAGCAGCCGGCGTGA
- a CDS encoding efflux RND transporter periplasmic adaptor subunit, which yields MSLRPVFTSFAGLAAVAVLAACSAQAKQEAAPPPAQVTITPVAFKELRQWDDFTGRLEAIDTVDIRPRVSGFIDGARFEEGARVRKGQVLFQIDPRPYQAEANRAQAEVARAKAQLDLAVVNRERGRRLIEQNALAQSEFDRLSAEEKAAQANLGAANAAYQTARLNLEWTRVVSPIDGRVSKAVITRGNLVTPSDLLTTVVSDTPIYATFNADEQTFLKYASAERGKASPVYMGLMTEDGYPHQGQLKFIDNALDAKSGTINGRAIFANADGRFTPGLFARIRMVSDTSQTVALAPDRAVATDLGKRYVVVVGANNKAEYRPVEIGPLAGNLRIIRTGLKPGDRVIVGGLQKVKPGDTVNPVVVKTDLSSDLSQFETGPQRVAMINSVSQN from the coding sequence ATGTCCCTCCGCCCCGTTTTCACCTCGTTCGCCGGCCTGGCCGCCGTGGCCGTGCTGGCCGCCTGCAGCGCCCAGGCCAAGCAGGAAGCCGCTCCGCCGCCCGCCCAGGTCACCATCACCCCCGTAGCCTTCAAGGAACTGCGCCAGTGGGATGACTTCACCGGCCGTCTCGAGGCCATCGACACTGTCGACATCCGCCCGCGCGTCAGCGGCTTCATCGACGGCGCCCGGTTCGAGGAAGGCGCCCGGGTCCGCAAGGGCCAGGTGCTGTTCCAGATCGACCCGCGCCCCTACCAGGCCGAGGCCAACCGCGCCCAGGCCGAGGTGGCCCGGGCCAAGGCCCAGCTGGACCTGGCCGTCGTCAACCGCGAGCGCGGCCGCCGGCTGATCGAGCAGAACGCCCTGGCCCAGAGCGAGTTCGACCGGCTCTCCGCCGAGGAAAAGGCCGCCCAGGCCAATCTCGGCGCCGCCAACGCCGCCTACCAGACCGCCAGGCTGAACCTGGAATGGACCCGCGTGGTCTCGCCGATCGACGGCCGGGTCTCCAAGGCCGTGATCACCCGCGGCAACCTGGTCACCCCGTCCGACCTGCTGACCACGGTGGTCAGCGACACCCCGATCTACGCGACGTTCAACGCCGACGAGCAGACCTTCCTGAAGTACGCCTCGGCCGAACGCGGCAAGGCGAGCCCCGTCTATATGGGCCTGATGACCGAGGACGGTTATCCGCACCAGGGCCAGCTGAAGTTCATCGACAACGCCCTGGACGCCAAGAGCGGCACGATCAACGGCCGGGCGATCTTCGCCAACGCCGACGGCCGGTTCACCCCCGGCTTGTTCGCCCGCATCCGCATGGTCAGCGACACCTCGCAGACGGTGGCCCTGGCCCCCGACCGCGCGGTGGCCACCGACCTGGGCAAGCGCTACGTCGTGGTGGTGGGCGCCAACAACAAGGCCGAGTACCGCCCGGTCGAGATCGGCCCGCTGGCCGGCAACCTGCGCATCATCCGCACCGGTCTGAAGCCCGGCGACCGGGTGATCGTCGGCGGCCTGCAGAAGGTCAAGCCGGGCGACACCGTCAACCCGGTGGTCGTCAAGACCGACCTGTCCTCGGACCTGTCGCAGTTCGAAACCGGTCCGCAGCGGGTCGCGATGATCAACTCGGTTTCTCAGAACTGA
- a CDS encoding TetR/AcrR family transcriptional regulator — protein sequence MAERNSGGGKLDDLEAPVCAPLSKRPARDRIFETARELFYQHGIRAVGVEAIAAEADATKMTLYRNFPSKDELVAEVLREQERDYWAWWDEVVGCTCGDPRAQLEAIFDAFETKACNADVHGCPLSNAAIELHEADHPAQKVSVAYKQQLHARLVDLCRRAGAPDEDLADGLMLLMEGSYTARVTLGAAGPVRAVARAGRALIKAHLDQKDC from the coding sequence ATGGCTGAGAGAAATTCTGGCGGGGGCAAGCTGGACGACCTGGAGGCGCCCGTGTGCGCTCCGTTGTCCAAGCGACCGGCCCGCGACCGGATCTTCGAAACCGCCCGCGAGCTGTTCTATCAGCATGGCATCCGCGCGGTGGGGGTCGAGGCGATCGCCGCCGAAGCCGACGCCACCAAGATGACGCTGTACCGCAACTTCCCGTCCAAGGACGAGCTGGTGGCCGAGGTGCTGCGCGAGCAGGAACGCGACTACTGGGCCTGGTGGGACGAGGTCGTCGGCTGCACCTGCGGCGACCCGCGGGCCCAGCTGGAGGCGATCTTCGACGCCTTCGAGACCAAGGCCTGCAACGCCGACGTCCACGGCTGCCCGCTGTCCAACGCCGCCATCGAACTGCACGAAGCCGACCATCCGGCCCAGAAGGTGTCGGTGGCCTACAAGCAACAGCTCCACGCCCGCCTTGTCGACCTGTGCCGGCGGGCCGGCGCGCCGGACGAGGACCTGGCCGACGGCCTGATGCTGCTGATGGAAGGCTCCTATACCGCCCGCGTCACCCTGGGCGCCGCGGGCCCTGTGCGCGCCGTGGCGCGCGCCGGTCGGGCGCTGATCAAGGCGCACCTGGATCAGAAGGACTGCTGA
- the corA gene encoding magnesium/cobalt transporter CorA has product MSVVAAYVYKNGARVREISLDKDDALAVKPGEFVWIGLYEPSEAELDRLRARFKLHPLAIEDALNAHQRPKVEIYGRELFVVARTAQLVDAQIAYGETAIFVGEGHLITVRHGSARAHTELRDQLEASPTLLAKGSDYVLHAVLDFVVDGYLPIIQALEDEVLDIERRTLEAFLSHGEVKRLFHLRRDLIRFKRVLSPMAEVCGRLEHLETPCLDDDVRPYFRDVLDHTQKVEGMVDALREVITSVFEAASLLEQQRQSAITRKLAAWAAILAVPTAVAGIYGMNFEHMPELHWVWGYPAVMVGIVGVVGWLYWRFKKNEWL; this is encoded by the coding sequence ATGAGCGTCGTCGCGGCCTATGTCTACAAGAACGGCGCGCGAGTCCGGGAGATCAGCCTCGACAAGGATGACGCCCTGGCGGTCAAGCCCGGCGAGTTCGTCTGGATCGGCCTCTACGAGCCCAGCGAGGCCGAGCTGGATCGGCTGCGGGCCCGCTTCAAGCTGCACCCGCTGGCGATCGAGGACGCGCTCAACGCCCACCAGCGGCCCAAGGTCGAGATCTATGGCCGCGAGCTGTTCGTGGTGGCCCGCACCGCCCAACTGGTCGACGCCCAGATCGCCTATGGCGAAACGGCGATCTTCGTCGGCGAGGGCCACCTGATCACCGTCCGGCACGGCTCGGCTCGGGCCCACACCGAGCTGCGCGACCAGCTGGAGGCCTCGCCGACCCTGCTGGCCAAGGGTTCGGACTACGTGCTGCACGCGGTGCTCGACTTCGTGGTCGACGGCTACCTGCCGATCATCCAGGCCCTGGAGGACGAGGTGCTGGACATCGAGCGCCGCACGCTTGAGGCCTTTCTCAGCCACGGCGAGGTCAAGCGCCTGTTCCACCTGCGGCGCGACCTGATCCGCTTCAAGCGGGTCCTCTCCCCCATGGCCGAGGTCTGCGGGCGGCTGGAGCACCTGGAGACGCCCTGCCTGGACGACGACGTCCGCCCCTATTTCCGCGACGTGCTCGACCACACCCAGAAGGTCGAGGGCATGGTCGACGCCCTGCGCGAGGTGATCACCTCGGTGTTCGAGGCCGCCTCCCTGCTGGAACAGCAGCGGCAGAGCGCGATCACCCGAAAGCTGGCCGCCTGGGCCGCCATCCTGGCCGTGCCGACGGCGGTGGCCGGCATCTACGGCATGAACTTCGAGCACATGCCGGAGCTGCATTGGGTGTGGGGATACCCCGCGGTGATGGTGGGAATCGTCGGCGTGGTGGGATGGCTGTACTGGCGGTTCAAGAAGAACGAGTGGCTGTGA